The Bacteroidales bacterium genome includes the window AGTACCCAAGGACCATACCTGTTCTGGTATCAGGAGATGCGGTTGTTACCATTCGTCCCGGTATCGACTTAAACGGATACTCATACGAAAGAACCATTTATCAAATGTCCGATATAAGCGAGACACGTATTACTCTTGAACCTCAAAAAATACATAATATAAATCCCGCTTTTAGTGATTTGCCTTCAGTACACACAGCGTGGCTTGAGAATTTTGAACAATCTGCTATTACACTTACGGCAGCAGACTCTCTTACACCACAAATAAAAGTAGTAAGAAATCAACGCCCCGGACATACAGGTTATATAGGCAGAATACAAATATCCCCAAGTGACACTTTAACCGAAAAATTCGATTATACATATTATGACTCTATACCCATATATTTTCAGGCTACTCCGGGATATTTGGAATTTTCATATAAATGCAACGAGCCTTTCGAAGTCCGCATAAAAGCGTACAACATAGCAAATGGCGAACTGCACGACAAAACTGTTTTGTTTACCTATAAATCACCTGACATATGGAAAAGAATGTACATTAATTTTGCAACAATTGTGCGTGAAATGGGTCCGGGGTTCTATTACAAACCATATTTCAGAATAAGACGACTTGCAAATACAAATCCACAAGATTCAATAAATATAGACTTAGATGACATTAGAATAGTCTATAAAAAGAGCATTTAGAGATGTTAAAGCCTAAAAAGCTGATAGCCAAATATGTTTTTTTCGACTACATTGCCGCAATGACAGCGTGGTCTGCCTTCTACTTTTATCGTAAAATTGTAATTGAATTACCTCTGTTCGGAGAACTACACACGGAAATAAATATGGAGTTTTTTCTGGGAACTCTACTTCTTCCTGTTCTTTGGGTGCTGTTTTATTACTTAACGGGTCAATATCAAAATCCATATTACAGATCACGGCTCAAAGAGTTAGGACATACAATATCTACAACTATCGTAGGGTCAACAATAATATTCTTCGCATTGATATTGGACGACTATATTGGCACATACAAAGACTACTATTCATTATATCTTATCTTAATTTTGTTTCACTTTGCTGCTACATATATCCCTCGTTTAACTATCACGGCAACAACGATAAAAAAAATCCGATCGGGAAGAATTGGTTTTAATACGGTATTTATAGGAGGAGGTGAAAAAGCACTGAACTTTTACAAAAAAAACAAAGAAGGTATTCGTTCTAGTGGACTAATTGTAAAAGGATTTGTTGCTATTTATGAAAACTCCACTTATCAAGCTGCAGAAGTGTTGACACAATTAGGCTACTTAAAAGACATTCACAAAATTATTGCCGAAAATGACATACACGAAGTAATTATTGCCAGTGAAGCCAAAGAACAAGAACAAGTTGAAGCGATTATACATCATATTGAATTTATTGATGTAAAAATCAAGCTAATACCTGACCTGTTTGATATGTTTACAGGAAAATATTTAACCCCAGGAATATCCAAAAACCCATTATTAGAAATATCCCATAATGTATTACCTGCTTGGCAGGAAAACACAAAACGCTTTACCGACATAATTGGTTCTTTGATATGTATGATAATTTTATCACCTGTTTATTTATTTCTCGCGTTTGGAGTGAAGCAATCTTCAAAAGGTCCCATATTATATAACCAAGAGAGAATTGGCAAAAACGGAAAACCTTTTAAAATATACAAATTTCGTTCGATGTTCATAGGTGCCGAAAAGAATGGACCAATGCTCTCATCAAAAAATGACAACCGGATTACTAAATTCGGACTATTTATGCGTAAAACCAGACTTGACGAAATTCCCCAATTTTTCAATGTTTTTATCGGCAACATGTCACTTGTTGGACCTCGACCTGAAAGACAATATTATATTGAACAAATTGTGCAACGTACACCTCAATACAAGCGCTTACTAAAAGTGAGGCCTGGTATTACATCATGGGGACAAGTAAAATATGGATATGCCGAAAATGTTGACCAAATGGTAGAAAGACTAAAATATGACCTTATTTATATTGAGAACATGTCGATATATTTTGACCTGAAAATCATAATATACACTATTAAAACAGTTCTCGAGGGAAGTGGCAAATAATTATATCTTTTGAGATAAAAGAAAATTACAAAACTCAATATCACTCTTTTTAGTTATTTTTACATTAGTTGGTTCTCCTTCAACCATAAATACTTTATTCCCGGAATGTTCATAAACTGAAGCATCATCAGTAAAACTACTGTTATAATCAACTTTGTAAGCCTTTTTAATAAGTTCATAATTAAAAACTTGAGGTGTTTGAACCAAAAAAACATTATCACGTAGAATCGTTTTACTATCTTGTAAAGAACCAAAACGAACTGTTTCTGACGGATTAATAACAGGAATCGCCGAATTATTGGAGATTACAGTCTTAAAACACCTATCTATCAAATTTGCACTAACAACAGGTCTAACACCGTCATGTATTGCAACCCATTTAGGATTGCTTAATGAACTTAATCCATTTCGAACACTAAAAAAACGTTCTATACCGCCATCAACTATTTTATGACGTATATTTATGGAGTAATTTTCACACATGGTTATCCATGTGTCAATATGAGCTTTGGGTAATACTACAACTATCTCAATGTCATTATCATAGTTAAAAAACTTCTCTATAGTATGTAAAAGCACAGGCTTCGATTGCAAAAGCAAAAACTGCTTGGGTGTAGAAACTCCCATTCTTACACCTGAACCTCCGGCAACTATAACAACAGACTTTTCAGACATTTGCGATATTTTTTTGTTTTCTCAAATTTATTTCAAAACAAAAGTATTTAAAATATTGCACTATACAAACACACCATTTTAAGAAACTAACATTTCAAAATCTGTTTAACCAAAAAAATAAGTACTTTTGTTCACAGTAATGCGATTTTTGCATTATCTTAACTCCTAAATTATCAGACATCATAACAATAATTTTACAAATAAATAATAACTACAATAAACTAAGCGTTAGACTTACAAAAAAACATGGATAAATATAACAAAAAGAGACGTTTACGAATGTCTATACTGCTTTTTGCCTTCTTAATCAGTTTATTATCTCTGTTATATACAAACCTAATTGTTGACAAACTAAAAATAGAAGAACGCAAAAAAATGGAATTATATGCTTTAGCATTAAAAAAATTTGCGGAATACGATAATTTAGACGCAGACATGAGTCTGGTTACAGAGATAATAACCAACAACACTACTGTTCCCCTAATACTTACTACAGATACTGACAGCATATTGGCTTTTGTAAACTTCAATCCTAAAAAGTCTGAAGACACTAAATATATGGAGTCGGAGCTTGAAAAAATTAAACTAACCCAAGAGCCCATTATTATCTCGCTTGCAAACAACGAGGAACAGCGAGTATATTATAAAGACTCTACCGTTCTAACCATTCTGTCATGGTATCCATTCGTACAACTGTTTATGTTTGCACTATTCATATTAGTAGGTTATATCGCTTTTAGCAACTCGCGTAAAGCCGAACAAAACAGCGTATGGATTGGTATGTCAAAAGAAACCGCACACCAATTAGGTACACCTATTTCTTCATTGTTGGCTTGGGTAGAAATTTTGAAAAACTATCCTGAAATTGACAGTTATATGAGTGAAATACAAAAAGATATAAACAGATTAGATGTTATAGCCCGCAGATTTTCTAAAATAGGATCTTCACCCGACCTAACACTCGAACCAATTGCAGAAGTAATAAAAAGTGCAATTGAATATATGCAATATAGAACACCTGAAAATGTTAATTTCAATTATAACTCGTCACCCAACTCAGAAGTTAGCATAATGATGAATCGTAGCCTTTTTGAATGGGTTATAGAAAATTTGATTAGAAATTCAGTTGATGCAATGCAAGGAAAGGGAAATATTAATTTCGATTTATCAGTTACTGGCAAAAAACTATATCTTGATATCAGCGATACAGGAAAAGGAATTCATAAAAGATACTATAAAACTATATTCAGTCCAGGATATACATCCAAAGAGCGTGGCTGGGGATTAGGCTT containing:
- a CDS encoding sugar transferase, which codes for MLKPKKLIAKYVFFDYIAAMTAWSAFYFYRKIVIELPLFGELHTEINMEFFLGTLLLPVLWVLFYYLTGQYQNPYYRSRLKELGHTISTTIVGSTIIFFALILDDYIGTYKDYYSLYLILILFHFAATYIPRLTITATTIKKIRSGRIGFNTVFIGGGEKALNFYKKNKEGIRSSGLIVKGFVAIYENSTYQAAEVLTQLGYLKDIHKIIAENDIHEVIIASEAKEQEQVEAIIHHIEFIDVKIKLIPDLFDMFTGKYLTPGISKNPLLEISHNVLPAWQENTKRFTDIIGSLICMIILSPVYLFLAFGVKQSSKGPILYNQERIGKNGKPFKIYKFRSMFIGAEKNGPMLSSKNDNRITKFGLFMRKTRLDEIPQFFNVFIGNMSLVGPRPERQYYIEQIVQRTPQYKRLLKVRPGITSWGQVKYGYAENVDQMVERLKYDLIYIENMSIYFDLKIIIYTIKTVLEGSGK
- a CDS encoding 2-C-methyl-D-erythritol 4-phosphate cytidylyltransferase, with protein sequence MSEKSVVIVAGGSGVRMGVSTPKQFLLLQSKPVLLHTIEKFFNYDNDIEIVVVLPKAHIDTWITMCENYSINIRHKIVDGGIERFFSVRNGLSSLSNPKWVAIHDGVRPVVSANLIDRCFKTVISNNSAIPVINPSETVRFGSLQDSKTILRDNVFLVQTPQVFNYELIKKAYKVDYNSSFTDDASVYEHSGNKVFMVEGEPTNVKITKKSDIEFCNFLLSQKI
- a CDS encoding HAMP domain-containing histidine kinase, with amino-acid sequence MDKYNKKRRLRMSILLFAFLISLLSLLYTNLIVDKLKIEERKKMELYALALKKFAEYDNLDADMSLVTEIITNNTTVPLILTTDTDSILAFVNFNPKKSEDTKYMESELEKIKLTQEPIIISLANNEEQRVYYKDSTVLTILSWYPFVQLFMFALFILVGYIAFSNSRKAEQNSVWIGMSKETAHQLGTPISSLLAWVEILKNYPEIDSYMSEIQKDINRLDVIARRFSKIGSSPDLTLEPIAEVIKSAIEYMQYRTPENVNFNYNSSPNSEVSIMMNRSLFEWVIENLIRNSVDAMQGKGNINFDLSVTGKKLYLDISDTGKGIHKRYYKTIFSPGYTSKERGWGLGLSLAKRIIENYHKGKLFVKTSELNKGTTMRIVLNIQQTLN